The stretch of DNA TAATATTAGAAATAAAACTCCAGGCTGTCTCTTGACAAACACAGAAACCTTGAGACAATTTCCATGTAATACAAGCATAATGGTTCAATAGATCTCACCTACAGTAAATATATTAGCAGCAGCATCATCATACACAAGACAGGAAAACTTCTCTCCAGGTCATCTTGTCAAAATCTTCACAGTGGGTCATTGTCCTCCAAACTCAGGACAAATTCAAATTCCTCTGAGTGAAAAAATTTAAAAGGTATGATTTTACTTACACAAAAGCTTTGTAAACCATGATGTGGCAATTTGACAACCATATTACTCAGTGTCACTGATCTCCACGTACCACTGGTGAGGGGCTGGACAGACAGCCTGGCCCTGGTGAAGAGAGCCATGCCATTCAGGGACCCGCCTTTGACCTTGTGCTGCAGGTGGATCTTCTTCAACTCAGACAGAGGAATGAAGCGCTTCAACATCCTCTCAAACTGGACATCAACCTGGCAGTCAAACATGAAACAAGCCAGCAGAGCACTAGTACAGTTTAAATTGGATTGCGATAAAAAGCCTGTTACATACCAGTGATGTATCTTGATCTCAagccatttggaacacaaacaAATGTGAACATGAAACCATTCATACCATACTCCATTTGGGGTTGTCTGCCTTGCTGGAGGCGTCGTAATGGACATCTTTCTTGTCAAACTGAGTGTGGTCCACATAGGACTCCTTTACAATCTGGAAAATAGAAAGCAGGTGAGAGGCACCATACCTGAAACACAGTGTATATTACCAACAGAAATAAGAACAGGCTCACCTTCATAACTCCAGCTATTCCAGGCTCCTTGCAGTTGCTGTGGTAGAAGAATGCATGCTGCCCCTCTTTCATGTCTCGCATGAAGTTACGGGCTTGGTAGTtccgaacaccatcccaacacccAGTTTGGTTGGGAAGAGTCTTCAGATCCTCGATCCCAAACTGTGACATAGTAATAAGTAAGCCATAACgacccataggacaggagcccaTCTCTTGTTTCTGTATATCGTTAGGCAGCTTGATGTATAAGTATACACCCAGAATAGGATGCTAGTTTGTCACAGGGAATTACTCCCAATCCATTCCGTTACTCCCAATCCATTCCGTTTTGAACCCCCAACTTTCCAATCTAAGGTTGGACACATTAACCACAAAGCCTCTGAGTTGGTAACAATTGTGACATGGAATAGCCTAGATATCATTTATCCTGAACAAGACATCACTATTGAGCAACAACAGGTCTTGACACAGATGACACCATCCTATTATTAAGCAGAATAGAATACCTTGACATCTATGCCATTTTCCAAGCGGCTCTCTGGCTCTGACTTCATCAGCCAGTGACAATACTGTGGTCGTTCAGGTGATTTTTTTGCCTTTGAACTCTCCTGTTTTCCAGTCTTTCCGGAACCTTTCCTCTTCCCCCTGACTGCCTGACCAACCTCCAATGGGGAGTCCTCACTGTGGGCATTAGTTTTTGTCTCTTCATCGTTGCCTGGGTAATATATTCACTTATTAATAGCCATCCTAAAATCAAATCATTGTGGTAGTAAAGTGAGTGTGAAACAGTGTCAGGGATGTTGAAAAACCTTGCAATGGCATGTCATTCAGTGCACAGAAATGTTAACGCTTTTACTTACTGGATTGTAGTGTTCTTGTGGTTCCACGGGTTCTCATTTTAGGTGCCATGCCTGAGAGATGAAGCAATAGTGGTTGGCTTGGACGAACTAGAATCTTCAAGTCCCATTCCAATAATATCTAACCATTGGTGCGTGACAGTAGGTGACATTTGatttacaattttaaaaaataacgTGTTTCATTAAATCAGTTAATTATGCGAAGGGTTGCATTGTTACTTACTGGTACGTTATAAAGATGCAAATCGAAGTGGTCGGAACCATAAAACTGCAGAACGCTGCAAAAAGAAGGACTGAATGACGAAGAACTCCCGCGCTAGTTGCTTACGTCAAAAGCATATGATGTAGAAACAATTCGCTTTAGTTTGTTTATCTGTTTAGGCCCCCTTAATGTATCTGGTTTAGGCAAGCAATTGACCTTAAGGTATATTTCGGTGGTTAATTAAATAACGAGAAAAATGTGCCCTTTCCTGAAAAAGTATAGAATAAAACTAAGCAAGCAACCCAATATAACAACTACACGTATCTTGCGTAATGGAACTACATTTCCCTACAGCAGCAGCGTGATATAACCAATAACCAACATGGCCATGGGGACGTTATCTAGAGTTGTCAGACTGAGTTCATGCATCGGCAGAAGTCGGCGGTTAATATTTAACAGCACACAGAGACGAGGAATAGCTTCGTGTATTGACCGTAAGCATTTTTGGTTTCCGTTGGTAGAGTAATTCCAGACTTGCACTACTAACCATCTGACGCGTTAGCTTAGTTGGGATGAGCTGAATAGCTATctaaactagctaacgttagctgaggactgtaacgtaaactcaccccattccgtacaaatgtgcgcaaccgcgacattcaaacgaggctacaaagaaaactaatgggactatgttgacttcaaaatcgggggtgttgaactaggtttctattcatgcgttgatcgacatggtaatggctctatagtattggagaaaagttgaaaaacgGAACCTCCgttacatcgtgacgtgtcatgtcgtaacatACACCACGCATAAAGCAAATATttatgtcttacaatctctctccacctggtgtagcacttctctaatcgtttaaaaacaagaaatggacagtgacgggggtaaggggggatacctagtcatatTTTGCGTCGTCACTGTAAGCGATCACGACTCTCAAAAAAACTGTTTACTTCTGAGGATCACTTTAGCACCGTCCTAAAAAccagattcaaattcgacacaaaccttcaaataggtatgtaatcacacattatataaactctttatagtgttttatttacattttagaggcgataaggtgataagttggacagatcg from Oncorhynchus kisutch isolate 150728-3 linkage group LG15, Okis_V2, whole genome shotgun sequence encodes:
- the thyn1 gene encoding thymocyte nuclear protein 1, producing the protein MAPKMRTRGTTRTLQSSNDEETKTNAHSEDSPLEVGQAVRGKRKGSGKTGKQESSKAKKSPERPQYCHWLMKSEPESRLENGIDVKFGIEDLKTLPNQTGCWDGVRNYQARNFMRDMKEGQHAFFYHSNCKEPGIAGVMKIVKESYVDHTQFDKKDVHYDASSKADNPKWSMVDVQFERMLKRFIPLSELKKIHLQHKVKGGSLNGMALFTRARLSVQPLTSEEFEFVLSLEDNDPL